GTTGTTGATGATCTTCATTACCATGTTTCTTTTCAGCGGCCTTTGCATCTGGGTGGTCACCAATGTGACCCACCGGCACATCCCATCCTTTCGGATGGAATTTCACGATTTGCTCTTTTTGGGAACCCTGCTGATTTTCCTCCTGACTTTGGGGCGCTCCACCATGTGGATAGCCGACATGGTGGGCGACGGAGCGAGCCACCTGAGCGGCAAGACACTCCTGTACGCCATCCCTCTGACCACCGGCGCCATGATGACCAGCATCTTTTTCGGAGTGACCGTCTCCCTCATTTTTTCCCTGCTCCTGACCTTGTTTGCGGGCATGCTTTTCGGCAAAGACTTTGGCCTTTTCTTTTTCTTTCTCATCGGCTCCTTCGTGGCGGCACACGGAGTGACTCCCTGCCGCAACCGTATGATTCCCATCAAGGCGGGGCTCCTGGTGGGGATCACCAACGTGTTTCTCATCGTACTGACCGCATTCATTCACGATCAGCTCCTTTTCTTCAAGATTTTGTCAAATGCCTTTTTCGCCTTTTGCAGCGGACTGTTTTCAGGCATCCTCGTAACGGGGTTGACCCCCCTGGTGGAAATGCTCTTCGGATACACCACCGATATCAAACTCCTGGAACTGGCCACCATGGACCAACCTCTTCTTCAGGAACTCATGGTGCAGGCCCCTGGCACCTACCACCACAGCATCATTGTGGGCAACATGGTGGAAGCAGCCGCCAAGTCCATCGGCGCCAATTCCCTCCTGGCCAAAGTGGCAGCCTATTACCACGACATCGGCAAAATCAAAAAGCCCCTGTACTTTATAGAAAATCAGTTCGACTGTGAAAACCGGCATGAAAAACTTGCCCCCTCCATGAGCAGCCTCATTCTCATCTCCCATGTGAAGGAAGGCGTGGAACTGGCTAAACAGCACAGGCTGGGAAAAGCGATCATCGACATCATCAGCCAGCATCACGGTAAGAGCTTCATCTCCTTTTTCTATCAAAAGGCGCTGGATGCGAGGGAAAAGGCTCAGAACAGCAAAGGGGCGGAGCTTCCCCCCATCAACATGGACGACTACCGTTATCCCGGCCCCAAGCCTCAAACCAAAGAAGCGGGTCTCGTGATGCTGGGAGACGTGGTCGAAGCCGCCTGCCGTTCTCTTACGGACCCCACTCCCGCCAGAATTCAGGGACTGGTGAATCGGCTGATCAACAATATTTTCAGCGACGGCCAACTGGAAGAATGTGAACTGACACTGAAAGATCTGCACCAGATCGCCAAGCATTTCAATCAGATCCTTGCGACTGTCCATCACAAGCGCATCGAATACCCCTCTGCTCCATGCAATGATTCAAAAGGAAAAACAGATGCCTCTGATTCAAATCAGCGTGAATCAAAGCCGGATCGAGATAAACCCGGAACTCCTAGAGAAAAAAGCAGAACAGATCTTAAACGCCTTGGGATACACTGACGTCGAATTGAGCATTATGATCGTGGATGACGAAGAGATGACCCACATCAACAGGGAATACCGCAAGATCGATTCCACGACGGATGTCCTCTCGTTTCCCATGTGGGAGGGGGATTTCGGCGATGTCTGTATGGATCTCCTGGGCGATGTGGTCATCTCCGCTCCCACGGCCGAGCTCATGAGCCGAGAACATGGACTCCCTTTCTCTGCGATAATGGATCTGCTTCTTGTGCACGGAATTCTCCATCTTGTGGGCTATGACCATGAGCGTGGGGATGAAGAAGCCCGGGAGATGGAATCCAGGAGTATCGAACTGTTGAAAATGCTGGGACACTCTGAAAAGGACTTTGACTGGTATCTCAATCCGGACGATGAACCGACAGACTGAGCCTTTTTTCATATAACAAGGAGGAATTTTGGCCAGACTTGCTATCAACGTAGATCATGTGGCCACCGTACGGCAGGCGCGCTTGGCCAGTGAACCGGACCCCGTCACGGCTGCGGCAATGGCGGAATTGGCCGGAGCGCAGGGAATTGTGGTGCATCTTCGCGAAGACAGACGCCATATCCAGGACCGGGATGTGGAAATCCTGCGGCGAACGGTAAAAACCAATCTGAACCTGGAGATGGCGGCCACTCCGGAAATGGTCCAGACCGCCTTGCGCCTTCAACCGGATATGGTAACGCTCGTTCCCGAAAAGCGGCAGGAATTGACCACAGAGGGAGGACTCGACGTAACTCTGTACGAAGAAGCTCTCAAGGATGTTTTGGAAACCTTCCATAAGGGGGGCATCGCCGTGAGCCTTTTCATCGATCCCGATCCCAAGCAGATCAAAACGGCTCACCGCCTGGAAACGGACTATATAGAAATCCATACGGGAAGCTTTGCCGAAGCCAAAACATTCCAGAGGCGCCAGGAAGAATACGACCGGGTCGTTACCGCAGCCAAACTGGCTCATAAGCTGGGGCTGGGAGTCCATGCCGGCCACGGAGTAGATTACCAGAACATCGTTTGGCTCCGTAATATTTCAGAAATCGAGGAATTCAGCATTGGCCACGCAGTGATCGCCCGGGCAGTCCTGGTGGGTATAGACCGCGCCGTTCGCGAAATGCTTGCTCTGGTAAACGGGTAGATGGCCATTTACGGAATCGGTATCGACCTGGTTCGGACCGACCGCATACAAAAGATGCTCGACCGGTGGGATGCACGATTTTTGAGAAGAATCTTCACAGCGGAAGAATCTGAAGTGTGTTTCGGGAGGAAAATTCCGGCCAGGTGTTTTGCCATGCGTTTTGCCGCTAAGGAAGCATTCGTGAAGGCTCTGGGGATTGGAATGCGTTCTCCTGTGCTCTGGCTCGATATCGGAGTGAAAAGCAATGCTCTGGGAAAGCCCGAGATAGTTCTTTCCGATCGCGCCCTGCGTTTCTGTCGGGAAAAGGGAATCCATGCCTGGCACTTGAGCTTGACCGACGATGGAGATTACGGCGCAGCCGTAGTGATTCTCGAAAGCTGAGGAGAAGAGGGAAATTTGTTGGAAAGGGGGAAAAGAGTGAAAGATTTGAAGCTCGCATCCATGATCGTCACTGCTTCAGAAATGGGGAAGATGGACCGGCGCACCATTGAGGAAATCGGTATTCCCGGCGTGGTGCTCATGGAAAGTGCGGCCCGGGGCGCGGCCTCTTTTTTCCTGGAGGTCATCCCGGATTTACCCAAACGCAGAATCACCGTTGTTGCGGGAAGCGGAAACAACGCCGGTGACGGATTCGTGCTGGCCCGCATCTTTCATTCCCGGGGAGTTCCTGTTCGAGTGGTCTGCCTGCGCTCCCCCGGCCAACTGAAAGGGGACGCTCTCGCCAACTTTCAGATTCTTGAAAAGATAAAAGTACCGGTGTTCGTATGGGATGAAGGGAAGGACTTTGACGCTCAATGGCACTGGATTCAGGAAAGCGACGCCATCATCGATGCGATCCTGGGGACCGGACTCAACAGCGAAGTAAGAGGGATTTATCGCAAAATCATTGATGGCATGAACAGTCTCTCCGTCCCCGTCCTGGCGGTGGATATCCCTTCTGGCCTTGACGCCAGCACCGGCACCCCTCTCGGAACCGCTGTCCGAGCGACGGCAACGGCAACTTTTGCCTTCCCGAAAATCGGGCACGTGATGGATCCGGGACCGGATTACACGGGAAAATTGCGTGTGGTGGATATCGGAATCCCCTCCATTGTGGCGGAGGCCGCTCAAATCAACCGGTGGTGGATGGACGCCCATTTTCTCTCCGGCTGGTTGAAACCGCGCCGCCCTGATGTGCACAAGGGCAATGCGGGCCACGTGGCGGTCCTTGCAGGATCGCGGGGAAAAACGGGGGCGGCGACCCTCATTTGTCAGGGCGCATCGCGTGTCGGTTCCGGACTGGTCACACTCTTTGTTCCTTTCAGCCTCAATCCCATCCTCGAGGTCAAACTCACAGAGGCCATGACCTACCCCATCGCAGAGACGGACATACAGTCGCCCGCTCAGGCCGCACTCCCTGAAATACTGAATTTCCTGGACGGGAAGCAAGCCCTTGCCGTCGGGCCCGGCATTTCACTGCATCCTGAAACTCAGGAGCTGGTCAAAGCGCTTGTTCAACAGTCCCCCTGCCCCATGATTCTGGATGCGGACGCTCTCACCATTTTCGCTCAAGACCCTGAACTCCTGAAGCAGGCAAACGTTCCTCTCATTTTGACCCCGCATCCGGGAGAGATGGCCCGGTTGATTCAAGACAGCCCACAGGCTGTTCAAAGAGACCGCCTCGGCGTCGCCGCGGAATTCAGTAGAAGATATGGTGTCATTCTTGTCTTGAAGGGATACCGTACCCTTGTGGCGGCCCCGGACGGGCGCATGGCCATAAACGGTTCCGGCAATCCCGCCATGGCGAGCGGGGGCATGGGGGACACCCTCACGGGAATGATCGCTGGATTCGTGGCCCAGGGATACGAACCTTTTCAGGCAGCTTGCCTGGGAGTGTACATACACGGTGCGGCCGCGGACAGATACATGCACGGCGTGGCGACTCGGGGGCTTCTCGCTTCGGATATTCTCGAGGAAATTCCTCGAGTGATCGGTTCCCTGGAAAGCGATGCAGGGTGAGTCATGCCGGATATGATCCTCCATTCCCCCAGTGAAGCATACAGCTTTGAACTCGGCTTCAAAATCGGCACACTGGTTGAAGCCGGAGACATCTTGACACTCTGGGGAGATTTGGGGGCAGGCAAGACCTTTCTCACCCGGGGCATTGCCCGGGGTCTTGGAGTTCCCCCCCAGGTCCCCGTTACCAGCCCAACTTTTACTTTCATCAACGAATATGAAGGACGCCTTCATCTCTACCACCTCGACCTTTACCGGCTGGCGGACCCGGATGAACTGGAAACACTTCCCTGGAAAGAAGCGCTGTTTGGAAAGGGGGTTGCCGTCATAGAATGGCCGGAAAGGCTTGGAGAGGAACTCCCCGAAGAAAGATGGGACATCCGCATCGAAGTTACGGGAGACGAGAGCCGAACGATCATTCTCCAGGCACGTGGCAAATCCCCGGAAACACGGATGGAAAAGTGGAAGCGGGAATTGGCCTCCTGTGCCGGCACACATTCCTACTCAGAAGAATCTTGAGCACCTCCGTCAACAAAATTTAAAAAAGGGCAAAGAGATACAAGATGATAGGGAAAGCGCGAAACGCCCTTGAAAAGCGATGTTGTCATGAGCCATGAGCTATGAACCTTGAGCCTTTTTTCATATAAAATACGCAATGGCGGAAGTTCTCACCCCACTGAACGATTCCATGCCCCCCTCGAAAGAATAGGCGTCAGGTCAAGAAAATGAATATCAAAAGGTTCCCCCCCTTCGAAGGGGGATGAAGGGGGAGGTTTTGAGAATTACACCCTTTCCCTCTTCTTCAAGGGGAAATCCAAAACATACCGGGCATAAATTGATTGTTTTTATCTCGACGTACTAAAATCTAACATCCTCACCGGGTTTTTCCATCTCCTGTGGAAAATCGTTTAAAGGGAAAGGGCGCTCATTGTCATTGAGCGTCATGTATCGAATGATTTTATATACATAAGTGGACACTTTGTTGGAAAAGTTCTTGAGGGGCTGACTGTACTCTCTTGTCACCAGCAGGTAGACGAACTGAAAAAGGACCGTAACCTGAACCACCAATTTCAGCAATTCGAAGATGATAAGGTAAAGCAGGGTATAAAGCAGACGAATAATGATCTGTTTCCTTGAAGCTTTGCTCTCTAATGTGGTCGTGTCGTTCATTGCAATTCCTCCTGGGTCATTGTATGGATGATGCGACTAACGGAAGTCCAGCGGACAACGAACATAAAACATAGACTGTCGACCGGTTTACTTCAAGAACATTCCTCCATTGTGCCGCCCCCCCGATTCTCCACAAGCTTTTTTCTGAACTTGCCGAGATCCTACGTGCGATACGTCTCTCCCCCTATACATGCAAACCCGCACCTGTTTTCCACTTCAGGTAGTGGAAAAAAAATCCTGTACAAATTAGAAAACAATTGTGTTAGTAAACATACTTTTTCGTGTTATCGAATAGCAGTAGGCAATGTATACCTGTTCACATTACTTCCGCTTTAACCATCGCCCCCCATCAGAAGAATATCTCCGGGACGATGTGATCTTAAAGCAGGGGAGGTCTCAAAGACTTATGGCGCTTGTTGTTCAGAAGTATGGAGGAACATCCGTTGCGAATGCCG
This region of Desulforhabdus amnigena genomic DNA includes:
- a CDS encoding NAD(P)H-hydrate dehydratase, whose protein sequence is MKDLKLASMIVTASEMGKMDRRTIEEIGIPGVVLMESAARGAASFFLEVIPDLPKRRITVVAGSGNNAGDGFVLARIFHSRGVPVRVVCLRSPGQLKGDALANFQILEKIKVPVFVWDEGKDFDAQWHWIQESDAIIDAILGTGLNSEVRGIYRKIIDGMNSLSVPVLAVDIPSGLDASTGTPLGTAVRATATATFAFPKIGHVMDPGPDYTGKLRVVDIGIPSIVAEAAQINRWWMDAHFLSGWLKPRRPDVHKGNAGHVAVLAGSRGKTGAATLICQGASRVGSGLVTLFVPFSLNPILEVKLTEAMTYPIAETDIQSPAQAALPEILNFLDGKQALAVGPGISLHPETQELVKALVQQSPCPMILDADALTIFAQDPELLKQANVPLILTPHPGEMARLIQDSPQAVQRDRLGVAAEFSRRYGVILVLKGYRTLVAAPDGRMAINGSGNPAMASGGMGDTLTGMIAGFVAQGYEPFQAACLGVYIHGAAADRYMHGVATRGLLASDILEEIPRVIGSLESDAG
- the tsaE gene encoding tRNA (adenosine(37)-N6)-threonylcarbamoyltransferase complex ATPase subunit type 1 TsaE translates to MPDMILHSPSEAYSFELGFKIGTLVEAGDILTLWGDLGAGKTFLTRGIARGLGVPPQVPVTSPTFTFINEYEGRLHLYHLDLYRLADPDELETLPWKEALFGKGVAVIEWPERLGEELPEERWDIRIEVTGDESRTIILQARGKSPETRMEKWKRELASCAGTHSYSEES
- the ybeY gene encoding rRNA maturation RNase YbeY; translated protein: MPLIQISVNQSRIEINPELLEKKAEQILNALGYTDVELSIMIVDDEEMTHINREYRKIDSTTDVLSFPMWEGDFGDVCMDLLGDVVISAPTAELMSREHGLPFSAIMDLLLVHGILHLVGYDHERGDEEAREMESRSIELLKMLGHSEKDFDWYLNPDDEPTD
- a CDS encoding HD family phosphohydrolase, with protein sequence MEKEKREQDKHKNKSKITRGKNGLICSMEDILCQKALFLGLLSLLISFLITPSFTMESPPYRLGDVADQNIKAGQNLRVEDKETTLKKREEAVRQAPLVYDLDESVAKNAQERLETAFQTMREYLKADNSSSENQAMVPEQALDNFSSSMDSSSLVLKHFRHSSFAFPGKKDFEVLVGFPVPDEIFSNLVDSRFDRSLQDKMSRLLESTFEGGIVANKASLLQAQGERIVIRKTGTMEEYLTSPSHPFPDLEEVRKMTRMEALELGRDVKEMVAIAFLATQLLKPNLTFNPEETGNRREQAYAAVEPVYIQLMKNEMLVREGQKIGPQELLKLEAQAQTRPGRHQLLMIFITMFLFSGLCIWVVTNVTHRHIPSFRMEFHDLLFLGTLLIFLLTLGRSTMWIADMVGDGASHLSGKTLLYAIPLTTGAMMTSIFFGVTVSLIFSLLLTLFAGMLFGKDFGLFFFFLIGSFVAAHGVTPCRNRMIPIKAGLLVGITNVFLIVLTAFIHDQLLFFKILSNAFFAFCSGLFSGILVTGLTPLVEMLFGYTTDIKLLELATMDQPLLQELMVQAPGTYHHSIIVGNMVEAAAKSIGANSLLAKVAAYYHDIGKIKKPLYFIENQFDCENRHEKLAPSMSSLILISHVKEGVELAKQHRLGKAIIDIISQHHGKSFISFFYQKALDAREKAQNSKGAELPPINMDDYRYPGPKPQTKEAGLVMLGDVVEAACRSLTDPTPARIQGLVNRLINNIFSDGQLEECELTLKDLHQIAKHFNQILATVHHKRIEYPSAPCNDSKGKTDASDSNQRESKPDRDKPGTPREKSRTDLKRLGIH
- a CDS encoding DUF4389 domain-containing protein — encoded protein: MNDTTTLESKASRKQIIIRLLYTLLYLIIFELLKLVVQVTVLFQFVYLLVTREYSQPLKNFSNKVSTYVYKIIRYMTLNDNERPFPLNDFPQEMEKPGEDVRF
- a CDS encoding pyridoxine 5'-phosphate synthase → MARLAINVDHVATVRQARLASEPDPVTAAAMAELAGAQGIVVHLREDRRHIQDRDVEILRRTVKTNLNLEMAATPEMVQTALRLQPDMVTLVPEKRQELTTEGGLDVTLYEEALKDVLETFHKGGIAVSLFIDPDPKQIKTAHRLETDYIEIHTGSFAEAKTFQRRQEEYDRVVTAAKLAHKLGLGVHAGHGVDYQNIVWLRNISEIEEFSIGHAVIARAVLVGIDRAVREMLALVNG
- the acpS gene encoding holo-ACP synthase, with product MAIYGIGIDLVRTDRIQKMLDRWDARFLRRIFTAEESEVCFGRKIPARCFAMRFAAKEAFVKALGIGMRSPVLWLDIGVKSNALGKPEIVLSDRALRFCREKGIHAWHLSLTDDGDYGAAVVILES